A genomic region of Haliaeetus albicilla chromosome 8, bHalAlb1.1, whole genome shotgun sequence contains the following coding sequences:
- the DHCR24 gene encoding delta(24)-sterol reductase, which translates to MSPVWSLGAGLLLLLLWVRHRGLEAVLVHHRWVFVCLFLLPLSILFDVYYQLRAWAVWRLHSAPRQHAQRVRHIQAQVREWKNEGSKRYMCTGRPGWLTVSLRVGKYKKTHKNIMINLMDVLEVDKERQVVRVEPLVTMGQLTAHLNPMGWTIPVVPELDDLTVGGLIMGTGIESSSHIYGLFQHTCVAYELVLADGSLVRCSPTENSDLFYAVPWSCGTLGFLVAAEIKMIPAKKYVKIHYEPVRGLQKICEKFAEESKKKENSFVEGLVYSLEEAVIMTGVLTDEAEQSKINRIGNYYKPWFFKHVEKYLKADRTGVEYIPSRHYYHRHTRSIFWELQDIIPFGNNPIFRYLFGWMVPPKISLLKLTQGEAIRKLYEQHHVVQDMLVPMKSLEKSIQTFHADLNVYPLWLCPFILPNNPGMVHPKGDETELYVDIGAYGEPKRKQFEARASMRQMEKFVRSVHGFQMLYADCYMTREEFWDMFDGSLYHKLREQMNCKDAFPEVYDKICKAARH; encoded by the exons ATGTCGCCGGTGTGGTCGCTGGGcgcggggctgctgctgctgctgctgtgggtgaGGCACCGGGGGCTGGAGGCCGTGCTGGTGCACCACCGCTGGGTCTTcgtctgcctcttcctcctgccgcTCTCCATCCTCTTCGACGTCTACTACCAGCTGCGCGCCTGGGCCGTCTGGCGCCTCCACAGCGCCCCGCGGCAGCACGCCCAGCGCGTCCGCCACATCCAGGCGCAG GTTCGGgaatggaaaaatgaaggcagcaAAAGATACATGTGCACTGGCCGGCCTGGCTGGTTGACTGTATCACTTCGTGTTGGGAAGTATAAGAAGACTCATAAGAACATCATGATAAACCTAATGGATGTTCTGGAAGTGGACAAGGAAAGACAG gtTGTTCGTGTGGAACCTTTGGTGACCATGGGCCAGTTGACTGCACACCTGAATCCCATGGGCTGGACTATTCCTGTGGTACCAGAGCTTGATGATCTTACAGTAG GTGGCCTGATCATGGGAACTGGCATTGAGTCTTCATCCCATATCTATGGACTTTTTCAACACACCTGTGTGGCCTATGAACTTGTTCTTGCTGATGGAAGCCTTGTGAGATGTTCACCA ACTGAAAATTCAGACCTATTTTATGCAGTGCCTTGGTCTTGTGGTACTCTGGGTTTCCTGGttgcagcagaaataaaaatgattccTGCCAAGAAATATGTCAAAATACATTATGAGCCTGTGAGAGGACTGCAGAAGATTTGTGAAAAGTTCGCTGAAGAATCTAAGAAAAAGGAGAATAGTTTTGTGGAAGGACTTGTGTATTCTTTGGAAGAAGCAGTCATCATGACAGGAGTCTTGACTGATGAAGCTGAGCAAAGCAAG ATAAACAGAATTGGCAACTACTACAAGCCGTGGTTCTTCAAGCATGTGGAGAAGTATTTGAAAGCTGACAGGACTGGAGTAGAATACATTCCCTCAAGACATTATTACCATAGACATACACGCAGTATCTTCTGGGAGCTCCAA GATATCATTCCTTTTGGCAATAACCCCATTTTCCGTTACCTGTTTGGCTGGATGGTTCCTCCAAAAATCTCTTTGTTAAAACTCACCCAAGGAGAAGCTATTCGAAAGCTGTACGAGCAACACCACGTTGTACAGGACATGTTGGTGCCAATGAAGAGCCTTGAGAAATCTATCCAAACCTTCCATGCTGACCTTAAT GTGTACCCTCTTTGGTTATGTCCTTTCATATTGCCCAATAATCCTGGTATGGTCCACCCAAAAGGGGATGAAACAGAGCTCTACGTGGATATAGGAGCTTATGGAGAGCCCAAAAGGAAACAATTTGAGGCCAGGGCTTCAATGAGGCAAATGGAGAAGTTTGTAAGAAGTGTGCATGG tTTCCAGATGCTGTATGCGGATTGCTATATGACCCGTGAGGAGTTCTGGGATATGTTTGATGGTTCGTTATACCACAAGCTGAGGGAGCAAATGAATTGCAAGGATGCCTTTCCAGAAGTGTATGACAAAATCTGCAAAGCTGCAAGGCACTGA
- the CIMAP2 gene encoding ciliary microtubule-associated protein 2 has product MGSQGKASAFGWARAEKGSRLSQPPHFQFKEIMKRRKRQQERLGPGTYNIRDFLQETRPSSLRGICDTREQRFRDAHRDCFPGPGTYGPRGNPYTCLEERDKRSASTRGLMDSRTEKCAPLAAVGSSPGPGTYRLRSSIDEGLRRRAGGLGPCQPFSGDRSKLGRGGHHALERRGTELSAGAVKGFVDELTLKENKKKGCFSTLPRNPGCPTERIFWATLSQCPREAHAVGPGFYNPKPIERSAYSSQPPFWSSAKRFDRKSYRLFTGTEFFLQQHVAEPVQNPVGVGRYDITEHEKYPQKMRYQSLYRCDAQRYLSNLKQDAYLLERLKPVAKKTRSDMISASRCPDTSEEVFSKRKMVPESPDQQQLFSVIADHL; this is encoded by the exons ATGGGCAGCCAG GGAAAAGCATCAGCCTTTGGCTGGGCCAGAGCAGAGAAGGGCTCCCGGCTTAGTCAGCCACCCCATTTCCAGTTCAAGGAGATAATGAAGAGGCGCAAACGCCAG CAGGAAAGGCTGGGCCCAGGAACGTACAACATCAGGGACTTTCTGCAGGAGACGCGGCCCTCCAGTCTCCGGGGAATCTGCGACACCAGGGAGCAGCGGTTCAGAGATGCCCACAGG GACTGCTTCCCCGGCCCCGGCACGTACGGCCCCCGGGGCAACCCCTACACCTGCCTCGAGGAGAGGGACAAGCGTTCCGCCAGCACGCGTGGGCTGATGGACAGCAGGACGGAGAAGTGTGCCCCACTGGCAGCGGTG ggcagcagccccGGACCTGGCACCTACCGCCTGCGGAGCAGCATCGACGaggggctgcggcggcgggcgggcggcctcGGCCCCTGCCAGCCCTTCTCGGGAGACAGGTCGAAGCTCGGCCGTGGTGGTCATCATGCCTTGGAG AGGAGAGGCACCGAGCTGAGCGCTGGCGCTGTCAAGGGTTTTGTGGACGAGCTGACGTTGAAGGAGAACAAGAAGAAAGGCTGCTTCAGCACCCTGCCGAGGAACCCGGGCTGCCCCACGGAGAGGATCTTCTGGGCCACGCTCAGCCAGTGCCCGAGGGAGGCG CATGCGGTGGGGCCGGGCTTCTACAACCCAAAGCCCATTGAGAGATCAGCGTACTCCAGCCAACCCCCATTCTGGTCATCTGCCAAGAGATTCGACAGAAAGTCCTACCGCCTCTTTACTGGGACTGAG tttttcctccagcagcacGTTGCAGAGCCAGTGCAG AACCCTGTAGGTGTTGGTCGCTACGACATCACCGAGCATGAAAAATACCCTCAGAAGATGAGATACCAGTCCCTGTACCGGTGTGACGCACAGCGGTACCTGAGCAACTTGAAGCAGGATGCCTACTTGCT TGAGCGGCTCAAGCCTGTTGCTAAAAAAACCCGGAGTGATATGATTTCTGCTTCACGCTGTCCAGATACCTCTGAAGAAGTGTTTTCCAAACGTAAGATGGTGCCGGAAAGCCCAGATCA GCAGCAGCTTTTCTCGGTAATCGCCGACCATTTGTAG
- the TTC22 gene encoding LOW QUALITY PROTEIN: tetratricopeptide repeat protein 22 (The sequence of the model RefSeq protein was modified relative to this genomic sequence to represent the inferred CDS: inserted 4 bases in 2 codons; substituted 2 bases at 2 genomic stop codons), with translation MAAVTVASSILVPQGTFPPGSGQGQQTAGSRLDRILLSQGSKEQKRLPASNRTLVLPXQVIKSSDTHYRALPXCYLGMLLERKEIFSTTLTGMQDCGFSETKHLDCSGKVLLWKASLHQGTDSDDPPILNRPAKIFHLLGQQEMAKGICKMALEVLWDPHFSWQAYHTRAQIHVKIHLQDLGHTKMGQGPVPDRRKLMHAKNHPERVLGFLGGNSESLQEQRATRRHHYVRVDAMQELVLVDEXLLSKALESDLGDTIPKLQLFRGKSXMLKSQETLAIECFKRAIELDNVGSTENLRCLLETLLVLFGQLKLRTETLM, from the exons ATGGCAGCCGTCACCGTGGCATCCAGCATCCTGGTTCCCCAGGGAACCTTCCCTCCTGGGAGCGGACAGGGCCAGCAGACAGCAGGGTCAAG GCTGGACAGGATCCTGCTGAGCCAGGGCagcaaggagcagaaaaggctgcCTGCCTCCAACAGGACCCTGGTGCTGCCCTGACAAGTCATCAAGTCCTCCGACACTCACTACAGAG CCCTGCCCTGATGCTacctggggatgctgctggaaaggaaagaaatattttccaccACCCTGACAGGGATGCAGGACTGTGGCTTCTCCGAGACCAAACACCTCGATTGCTCTGGAAAGGTGCTGCTCTGGAAAGCGTCGCTGCACCAAGGGACTGATTCAG ACGACCCTCCCATCCTGAACCGCCCGGCAAAAATCTTCCACCTCCTGGGCCAGCAGGAGATGGCCAAAGGGATATGCAAAATGGCACTGGAGGTCCTGTGGGACCCGCACTTCAGCTGGCAGGCCTACCACACCCGGGCACAG ATCCACGTGAAGATACATCTGCAAGATCTGGGACACACCAAGATGGGACAGGGCCCAGTGCCTGACAGAAGGAAGCTCATGCATGCTAAAAATCACCCTGAAAGGGTCCTCGGGTTT CTGGGAGGGAATTCAGAGAGCTTACAGGAGCAAAGAGCCACCAGGAGACATCACTACGTGAGGGTGGACGCCATGCAAGAACTGGTCCTGGTGGATGA ACTCCTGAGCAAAGCCCTGGAGTCTGACCTGGGCGACACCATACCCAAACTCCAGCTCTTCAGGGGCAAATC TATGCTTAAAAGCCAGGAAACGCTCGCCATCGAGTGCTTCAAGCGGGCCATCGAACTGGACAACGTGGGCTCCACTGAGAACTTGCGGTGCCTCCTGGAGACACTGCTCGTGCTCTTTGGCCAGCTGAAACTGAGGACAGAAACGCTGATGTAG
- the PARS2 gene encoding probable proline--tRNA ligase, mitochondrial translates to MKGLLRRWRLPAGNGRPYGCGPRYGAPGRAKRLLVSQLFQPFNLQAGDEAGWEGRAGEPACRSQKLMLQGGLVYPSGPGCYYYLPPAVRAMEKLVKVVDGEMQAVGGQKLNMPSLSSAELWRASGRWDGMGPELFRLVDRHHKAYCLAPTHEEAVTELVAAQSNLSYKQLPLRLYQVTRKFRDEPKPRFGLLRSREFYMKDMYTFDASEEAARQTYDLVCDAYRSLFDRLGLPFVKVQAATGSIGGTVSHEFQLPADVGEDRLLLCPDGHFAANVETLNGERTSCPTCGEKLTQTKGIEVGHTFYLGTKYSSVSNAVFYSPKNKRQLAEMGCYGLGITRILAASIEVLSTEDNIRWPSLIAPYQLCFIPPKRGSKEEEQGVTLLERVYDDLTEALPHLASDSVLDDRTQLTIGKRLKDANKLGYPYVVIAGKRVCEDPPVFEVWNQNAGEVLFLTKEGIIELLSKVQVP, encoded by the coding sequence ATGAAGGGCTTGCTGAGAAGATGGCGGCTGCCGGCGGGGAACGGCCGGCCGTACGGCTGCGGTCCCCGGTACGGCGCCCCGGGCAGGGCGAAGCGGCTGCTGGTCTCGCAGCTTTTCCAGCCCTTCAACCTGCAGGCGGGCGACGAGGCGGGGTGGGAGGGCAGGGCCGGGGAGCCCGCCTGCCGGAGCCAGAAGCTGATGCTGCAAGGGGGGCTCGTCTACCCGTCCGGCCCCGGCTGCTACTACTACCTGCCGCCCGCCGTCCGCGCCATGGAGAAGCTGGTTAAGGTGGTGGACGGGGAGATGCAGGCGGTGGGGGGGCAGAAGCTGAACATGCCCAGCCTGAGCTCGGCGGAGCTGTGGCGCGCCAGCGGCCGCTGGGACGGGATGGGGCCGGAGCTCTTCCGGCTGGTGGACCGGCACCACAAGGCCTACTGCCTGGCCCCCACGCACGAGGAGGCGGTGACGGAGCTGGTGGCCGCTCAGAGCAACCTGTCCTACAAGCAGCTCCCGCTGCGCCTCTACCAGGTGACCAGGAAGTTTAGGGACGAGCCCAAGCCCCGCTTCGGCTTGCTGCGCAGCCGGGAGTTTTACATGAAGGACATGTACACCTTCGACGCCTCCGAAGAGGCGGCTCGGCAGACCTACGACCTGGTGTGCGACGCCTACCGCAGCCTCTTCGACCGCCTGGGCCTTCCCTTCGTCAAAGTGCAGGCGGCCACGGGCAGCATCGGCGGCACCGTGTCCCACGAGTTCCAGCTCCCGGCGGACGTCGGCGAGgacaggctgctgctgtgccccGACGGACATTTCGCAGCCAACGTGGAAACGCTAAACGGGGAGCGAACGTCTTGCCCCACGTGCGGGGAAAAACTCACCCAGACCAAAGGGATCGAAGTGGGGCACACGTTTTATCTGGGCACCAAGTactcctccgtctccaatgccGTCTTCTACTCACCCAAGAACAAACGCCAGCTGGCAGAAATGGGTTGCTACGGCCTGGGCATCACTCGCATCCTGGCGGCCTCCATCGAGGTGCTCTCTACGGAGGACAACATCCGTTGGCCAAGCCTCATTGCGCCCTACCAGCTCTGCTTCATTCCCCCCAAGAGAGGCAGCaaggaagaggagcagggagtcACACTGCTGGAGCGGGTGTACGACGACCTCACCGAAGCGCTGCCCCACCTCGCCAGCGACTCAGTCCTGGATGACAGGACACAGCTGACCATTGGCAAAAGGCTAAAGGACGCCAACAAGCTGGGTTATCCCTATGTGGTCATAGCTGGGAAGAGGGTTTGCGAGGACCCCCCGGTCTTTGAGGTCTGGAATCAGAACGCTGGCGAGGTTTTGTTCCTTACCAAGGAAGGCATCATAGAGCTGCTGAGTAAAGTGCAAGTCCCTTAA